One region of bacterium genomic DNA includes:
- a CDS encoding helix-turn-helix transcriptional regulator — protein MDVSLWNGVFWNHMVYPELSSDDTYDPTLTVSGVHKEALGGRFPDYVICLCLDDYHTLSPDERRSALEAVKDVISSRLQPSQRILLGFAHANSLYWCGMLGGMSQPELIEHIKSLHKQINESASLSVTIGLAFLADESMQAWRLASQLAVVAQRSKVRLGSNQVFVYDEKTMSPSPFLATYWRLGNSLYRLVRSGDKSQVGNVMYDVSHTLFTSSYLGLIYLRPILQSMVILMAQGAIEVGVESTEVARDSERCLSEISTTYDYSRLKELLEEAAAGFTAKVHARFHSSVNQLSCIADSLIKDNLYDPELSLHYLARKLGVNASYLSRAFKKAMGAGVVEHINRLRIDEAKRLLLDNNLSITDIAFRVGFGSVQHFGRVFRAIECTSPSEYRSKHVHSG, from the coding sequence ATGGACGTGTCTTTATGGAATGGCGTGTTTTGGAACCATATGGTCTATCCCGAACTGTCGTCTGATGACACCTATGACCCAACGCTCACGGTGTCCGGCGTCCATAAAGAAGCTCTCGGCGGCAGGTTTCCCGATTATGTCATCTGCCTGTGTCTGGATGACTACCACACCCTTTCGCCTGATGAACGGCGCAGCGCTCTGGAAGCAGTCAAAGACGTGATATCCTCACGTCTGCAGCCGTCACAGCGCATACTGCTCGGTTTCGCCCATGCCAACTCTCTCTATTGGTGCGGGATGCTGGGCGGTATGTCACAGCCGGAACTGATCGAGCACATAAAGTCGCTGCATAAGCAAATCAACGAGTCTGCATCACTGTCTGTGACCATAGGTCTTGCATTTTTGGCTGATGAGTCGATGCAGGCTTGGCGGTTGGCGTCGCAGCTTGCGGTTGTAGCCCAGCGCAGCAAAGTGCGTTTGGGCAGCAACCAAGTGTTTGTATACGATGAAAAGACAATGTCTCCATCTCCGTTCCTGGCGACATACTGGCGCCTGGGCAATAGTCTATACCGTCTCGTGCGCAGCGGCGATAAGTCACAGGTCGGTAATGTGATGTACGACGTATCGCACACACTCTTTACGTCAAGCTATTTGGGTCTGATTTACCTCCGCCCGATCCTGCAGAGTATGGTCATATTGATGGCGCAGGGGGCAATTGAGGTCGGTGTTGAATCGACCGAGGTCGCCCGTGATTCTGAGCGCTGCCTGAGCGAAATCTCGACGACATACGACTACTCTCGCCTGAAAGAACTGCTCGAAGAGGCTGCCGCCGGCTTTACTGCAAAGGTGCATGCAAGGTTTCATTCATCAGTAAATCAGCTCTCTTGCATTGCGGACTCGCTCATAAAGGATAATTTGTACGATCCTGAGCTTAGCCTGCACTACCTGGCGCGCAAGTTGGGAGTGAACGCCTCATACCTGAGCCGTGCATTTAAGAAAGCCATGGGAGCCGGAGTGGTCGAGCATATAAACCGGCTTCGGATAGATGAAGCAAAGCGTCTGCTGCTGGATAATAACCTCTCCATCACCGATATAGCGTTCCGGGTCGGTTTCGGAAGCGTGCAGCACTTCGGAAGGGTTTTTCGGGCAATCGAGTGCACCTCGCCGAGTGAATATCGGTCAAAACATGTTCATTCAGGGTAA
- a CDS encoding AAA family ATPase: MAEIKELAADELTHTCNPDDLGFESTADISPIEGTVGQERAVSAVDFGLGIRTHGFNIYVAGKPGTGRNSSVLSHVNAKAKNEPSPKDWCYVNNFADPYHPKAIGVASGKGTELAEDMDEFIRVAREELPRAFESENYGKRKSEIMDDIQHRREALLADLQKEAADLGFNIEATPVGIASVPLTAEGRAYNRDEYDALPDEKKQEIKQRGQKLQESTNQFVSRSRGLEKEAQDKVRDLDREIALFAVGHLLEDLRAKYQMCNGFGDCKAILDYLNEVENDIVEHLDDFRSQEKKTQPGMPPAFEELAESTYDRYKVNVFLTQKDHDGAPVIRENNPTYNNLLGKIEYKSRFGFVSTDHNMIKSGAVHKANGGYLIVQALDVLLNPFSWDGLKRVMRAKEAAPENLIDQYGLMSVATIKPEPIPLDVKVVMVGSPYIYYLLYYLDDEFRKFFKVKADFDIEMARSDKHVAQYAAFVADCCKNLELKPFHKSAVAKIVDYGSRVIEDKGRLSTRFIDISDLASEASYWAEGSDIVMAEHVDKALEQKEYRSRMIEDKVQSLIDEGVIMIDADESKIGQINGLSIYDLGDFSFGRPSRITARVAAGRGKIVDVQRESEMGGPIHSKGVMILTGYLEGMYAMDKPIAAFATIAFEQLYDEVEGDSASCAELYVLLSAIADIPIKQGIAVTGSMNQHGQVQPIGGVNRKIEGFYAVCKSKGLTSDQGVMIPASNIRHLMLKPEIVEAVHEGKFHIWPVETVDQGIEIITGIPAGEKAADGTYPEGSVHFLVNKRLMELAQTVKEFAAPQTATPTEEKEPAASMEQFEI, encoded by the coding sequence ATGGCCGAAATCAAAGAGCTGGCCGCAGACGAGTTGACTCATACTTGCAACCCTGATGATCTCGGGTTTGAAAGCACCGCAGATATCTCGCCGATCGAAGGAACCGTGGGGCAGGAACGCGCGGTGAGCGCGGTAGACTTCGGACTCGGAATACGCACGCACGGATTTAATATATATGTCGCCGGTAAGCCGGGCACGGGCAGAAACTCCAGTGTGCTTTCGCATGTAAATGCAAAAGCCAAAAATGAGCCCTCTCCTAAAGACTGGTGTTATGTCAACAATTTTGCTGACCCGTATCATCCCAAAGCGATTGGAGTAGCGTCAGGCAAAGGCACTGAGCTTGCGGAGGACATGGATGAGTTCATTAGAGTTGCTCGTGAAGAGTTGCCGCGCGCATTTGAAAGTGAAAACTATGGCAAGCGCAAGAGCGAGATAATGGACGATATTCAACACAGGCGCGAAGCTCTGTTGGCCGATTTACAAAAAGAAGCAGCCGACCTGGGATTCAACATAGAGGCAACCCCTGTCGGAATAGCGTCTGTCCCGCTCACAGCCGAAGGCCGGGCATATAACCGAGATGAGTATGATGCCCTGCCGGATGAGAAAAAGCAGGAAATCAAACAGCGCGGACAAAAGCTGCAGGAGAGCACAAACCAGTTCGTCTCACGCTCGCGGGGATTGGAAAAAGAAGCTCAGGACAAAGTCCGTGATCTGGACCGTGAGATAGCACTTTTTGCGGTGGGTCATCTCCTCGAAGACCTCCGCGCTAAATATCAGATGTGCAATGGTTTCGGTGACTGCAAGGCCATTTTGGATTATCTTAATGAGGTCGAAAATGATATAGTCGAGCATCTGGATGACTTTAGATCGCAGGAGAAGAAAACACAGCCGGGTATGCCGCCTGCTTTCGAAGAATTGGCAGAGTCCACATATGACCGATATAAGGTCAATGTCTTCCTTACGCAAAAAGATCACGACGGCGCGCCTGTGATACGTGAAAATAACCCGACGTATAATAATCTGCTCGGCAAGATAGAATATAAATCGCGGTTCGGGTTCGTCAGCACCGATCACAATATGATTAAGTCGGGAGCAGTGCACAAGGCAAACGGCGGGTATTTGATCGTGCAGGCTCTGGACGTGCTGTTGAACCCGTTCTCATGGGACGGCCTCAAGCGCGTAATGCGGGCAAAAGAAGCCGCACCCGAGAACCTGATCGACCAATACGGGCTGATGTCAGTCGCAACGATCAAGCCGGAACCGATACCGCTGGATGTCAAAGTAGTAATGGTCGGCAGCCCATACATATATTACCTGCTCTATTACCTTGATGATGAATTTCGCAAGTTTTTTAAGGTCAAAGCGGACTTCGATATAGAGATGGCGCGCAGCGATAAGCATGTGGCGCAGTACGCCGCGTTTGTCGCCGACTGCTGCAAAAACCTTGAGCTCAAACCTTTCCACAAGAGTGCCGTGGCCAAGATAGTTGACTACGGCTCGCGCGTTATTGAAGACAAGGGTCGGCTCTCCACCCGGTTTATAGACATATCAGACCTGGCAAGCGAGGCTTCATATTGGGCAGAGGGCAGCGATATCGTGATGGCCGAGCATGTCGATAAAGCTCTGGAACAGAAAGAATACCGCTCAAGGATGATAGAGGACAAAGTCCAGAGCCTGATCGACGAAGGCGTAATTATGATCGACGCCGATGAATCCAAAATCGGACAGATCAACGGCCTCTCTATATATGACTTGGGCGATTTTTCGTTTGGAAGGCCTTCGAGAATCACAGCAAGGGTAGCGGCTGGGCGCGGCAAGATAGTGGATGTGCAGCGTGAAAGCGAGATGGGTGGACCGATCCACAGCAAGGGTGTAATGATCCTCACCGGCTACCTGGAAGGCATGTATGCGATGGACAAGCCAATTGCAGCATTTGCTACCATTGCATTTGAGCAGCTCTATGACGAGGTCGAGGGCGACTCTGCTTCATGCGCCGAGCTTTATGTGCTACTATCAGCCATAGCCGACATCCCGATCAAGCAGGGCATCGCCGTCACGGGTTCCATGAACCAGCACGGACAGGTCCAGCCTATAGGTGGAGTAAACCGCAAGATCGAGGGGTTTTATGCTGTCTGCAAGTCCAAGGGACTCACCAGCGATCAGGGTGTAATGATCCCGGCCTCCAATATCCGGCACCTGATGCTCAAGCCTGAGATAGTTGAAGCGGTGCATGAGGGTAAATTCCATATTTGGCCGGTGGAGACAGTGGATCAGGGGATCGAAATAATCACAGGAATTCCGGCTGGGGAAAAGGCTGCCGATGGCACATATCCTGAAGGAAGCGTTCATTTCCTGGTCAATAAGAGGTTGATGGAACTCGCCCAGACAGTCAAAGAGTTCGCCGCGCCACAAACTGCCACCCCCACAGAAGAAAAAGAGCCCGCGGCAAGCATGGAACAATTTGAGATCTAG
- a CDS encoding tautomerase family protein — protein MPVITFNGKTLTKEQKAQLAQEFTETASKVTGIRKEAFVVLIREYDRENIGVGGVLLADK, from the coding sequence ATGCCCGTAATCACATTCAATGGAAAGACATTAACAAAAGAGCAAAAGGCTCAACTTGCGCAGGAGTTCACAGAGACAGCCTCCAAGGTGACCGGCATCCGCAAAGAGGCATTTGTTGTGCTTATCCGCGAGTATGATCGAGAAAATATCGGTGTAGGCGGAGTTCTTCTGGCTGATAAATAG
- a CDS encoding RNA methyltransferase: MNSISGQKDPLIKLLRELVGEDGRRRNSLFFAEGEELVKRAFDYGGRVESVIFTDKYSAAQESQALIERAASAGVDAYQCTEGLLAKILDAKPTPECLAIVERRVVGLENVFSAECPLVQMVESCENADNLGMLLRSTDAAGIDGVVLAANTTDPFSRRVVRGSRGAVFTVPICIHQNSAKIIECAHARGLQVIGTSANVDMPYTSVDFTKPTMIVVGNEHTGISDTVRRVADMVVRIPMVGKINSLNIAVAASVVMYEAVRQRCRP; this comes from the coding sequence ATGAACAGTATATCAGGACAAAAAGACCCCCTCATAAAACTGCTGCGTGAGCTTGTCGGAGAGGATGGGCGCAGGCGAAACAGTCTCTTTTTTGCGGAGGGGGAGGAACTGGTCAAACGCGCATTTGACTATGGCGGCCGGGTCGAATCGGTAATATTCACTGATAAGTATTCGGCTGCACAGGAATCACAAGCCCTGATCGAAAGAGCTGCATCCGCCGGTGTGGATGCATATCAGTGCACTGAGGGATTGCTGGCAAAAATTCTCGACGCCAAACCTACACCAGAGTGCCTGGCAATTGTTGAGAGAAGGGTGGTCGGGCTGGAGAATGTTTTTTCCGCTGAGTGCCCCCTGGTCCAAATGGTCGAGAGCTGCGAGAACGCAGATAATCTCGGTATGCTGCTTCGCTCGACGGATGCCGCAGGAATTGACGGAGTCGTCCTTGCAGCTAATACTACCGACCCGTTCAGCCGTCGTGTTGTCCGCGGCTCAAGAGGGGCGGTCTTCACTGTGCCGATTTGCATCCATCAAAATTCGGCAAAAATTATCGAGTGCGCCCATGCGAGAGGACTGCAGGTGATCGGGACATCGGCAAATGTCGACATGCCATACACCTCAGTCGACTTTACAAAACCCACGATGATTGTGGTCGGCAATGAGCATACCGGCATATCGGATACAGTGCGCCGGGTGGCTGATATGGTGGTGAGAATTCCTATGGTTGGCAAGATAAATTCGCTCAATATCGCAGTGGCAGCAAGTGTTGTGATGTACGAGGCAGTGAGACAGAGATGTAGACCATGA
- a CDS encoding 2-hydroxyacyl-CoA dehydratase → MKKIGITSTIPVEVVYAAGCVPVDLNNIFITSEQAPAMVAEAEYDGYPRNACGWIKGIYSAAKRADIDALIAVVEGDCSQTQAMVETLEIAGIEIIPFAYPYGRDRVLLRMAIDKLIDRLGTTWDAAHEWKARLDRIRRKVSRLDELTWRTDAISSFENHYYQVNCSDFMGDPDAFESDIDKRLAEADLQSTTHNSQLKLGFVGIPPIFTDFYEYIESLGARVVFNEVVRQFAMPYETADLIEQYAAYTYPYDVFGRIEDISREMERRGLEGLIHYTQSFCFRQIQDLIIRSRIDIPILTIEGDAPTKLDARTKVRIESFVEMLS, encoded by the coding sequence ATGAAGAAAATAGGAATTACATCCACCATACCCGTCGAGGTCGTTTATGCTGCAGGCTGCGTGCCTGTGGACCTCAACAATATTTTCATAACCTCAGAGCAGGCTCCCGCCATGGTTGCGGAGGCTGAGTATGACGGCTATCCCCGGAATGCATGCGGATGGATCAAGGGCATCTACTCTGCGGCAAAGAGAGCAGATATCGATGCGCTGATAGCGGTTGTAGAGGGCGACTGCTCACAGACTCAGGCTATGGTCGAGACCCTGGAGATAGCGGGTATCGAGATTATCCCGTTTGCATATCCATATGGACGCGACCGCGTGCTGCTGCGAATGGCGATAGACAAGCTGATCGACCGTCTGGGAACCACATGGGATGCCGCACATGAGTGGAAAGCGCGGCTCGACAGGATCAGACGAAAAGTATCCAGACTCGACGAGTTGACCTGGCGCACAGATGCCATATCTTCATTTGAAAACCATTATTATCAGGTCAACTGCAGCGATTTTATGGGCGATCCCGACGCATTTGAGTCGGATATCGACAAACGCCTGGCTGAAGCCGATTTACAATCCACGACTCACAACTCACAACTAAAGCTAGGTTTTGTGGGCATCCCGCCCATCTTCACTGACTTCTATGAATATATCGAGAGCCTTGGGGCGAGGGTAGTGTTTAATGAGGTCGTTCGTCAGTTCGCCATGCCGTATGAGACGGCCGATCTGATAGAGCAGTATGCCGCCTACACCTATCCATATGACGTATTCGGCAGAATAGAGGATATCAGCCGTGAAATGGAAAGACGTGGTCTGGAAGGTCTGATCCATTACACTCAGAGTTTTTGTTTCAGGCAGATTCAGGACTTGATTATACGCAGTCGGATAGACATTCCGATATTGACGATCGAGGGTGATGCTCCGACAAAGCTGGACGCGCGCACAAAGGTCAGGATAGAAAGTTTTGTAGAGATGCTAAGCTGA
- a CDS encoding 7-carboxy-7-deazaguanine synthase QueE — protein MNQPGWLCEIFTSIQGEGIYCGQRQTFVRLAGCNLSCKYCDTMGSRDPKPALARVELGAGGQKFDELPNPIDAETAIKACRRLGSKVAALTGGEPLVQVDFLSHLMPGLSGAGITTYLETNGILPDALARVVQHTDIIAMDIKLPSACGMSELWDLHEKFLKIAAQKQVFVKSVVAPVTPDDEVIRCAALIASIDREIPLVIQPISGVRFDASSLIHMQETAMDRLADVRVIPQCHKILNLP, from the coding sequence GTGAATCAGCCCGGCTGGTTGTGCGAGATATTTACCTCTATCCAGGGTGAGGGCATCTACTGCGGCCAGAGACAGACATTTGTCAGGCTTGCCGGATGCAATTTGTCATGCAAGTATTGCGATACGATGGGCTCACGCGACCCGAAACCTGCGCTGGCAAGAGTCGAACTTGGGGCAGGTGGTCAAAAATTCGATGAATTGCCTAATCCTATCGACGCCGAAACAGCAATCAAGGCATGCCGTCGGCTCGGGTCGAAAGTCGCGGCGCTTACGGGCGGAGAGCCCCTTGTTCAAGTGGATTTTCTCTCACATTTGATGCCGGGGCTAAGCGGCGCCGGGATTACTACATATCTTGAGACCAATGGGATTCTGCCGGACGCTCTGGCTCGTGTTGTGCAACACACGGATATTATTGCGATGGACATAAAACTGCCGAGTGCATGCGGAATGTCGGAACTGTGGGATCTGCATGAGAAGTTTTTAAAGATCGCCGCTCAAAAGCAAGTGTTTGTGAAGTCGGTAGTAGCGCCCGTCACGCCGGATGACGAGGTTATCAGATGTGCGGCGTTGATAGCATCAATCGACCGTGAGATTCCTCTTGTGATCCAGCCGATCAGCGGCGTGCGCTTCGATGCCTCATCACTGATCCATATGCAGGAGACAGCCATGGATCGGCTTGCGGATGTCCGAGTGATACCGCAGTGCCACAAGATACTCAATTTGCCATGA
- the queD gene encoding 6-carboxytetrahydropterin synthase QueD has product MYEITIEDSFDAAHRIPDYQGNCSRLHGHTYRVQVCFRVKDLDSLGMAIDFRRAKQILKAALDYMDHHYINELPEFSDQNPTAENIARFIYDRVNAEADSVQSVSVWETPSSCATYYRED; this is encoded by the coding sequence ATGTATGAGATTACCATAGAAGATAGTTTCGACGCAGCTCATCGCATTCCCGACTACCAGGGCAACTGCAGCAGGCTCCACGGCCATACATACAGGGTGCAGGTGTGTTTTCGTGTAAAAGACCTGGACTCTCTGGGCATGGCCATAGACTTTCGCAGAGCCAAGCAGATACTCAAAGCTGCTCTAGATTACATGGACCACCATTATATAAACGAATTGCCGGAGTTTTCGGATCAAAATCCTACAGCAGAAAACATAGCTCGGTTTATATACGACCGCGTAAATGCCGAAGCCGATTCCGTACAGAGCGTAAGTGTTTGGGAGACTCCATCTTCCTGCGCAACATATTATCGGGAGGATTGA
- a CDS encoding penicillin-binding protein 1A: MKSASSRRTESTRSKRSRLRSIVTILQVMILLGISASVGIALGLFINLSNVLPKVGDFEAPEATIIYSSDNVILGRIYREDRTNVPLNDIPKTLRNATVAIEDKRFYHHSGIDMKGVARAVWQNVRGQRLAQGGSTITQQLARNVYLTQRKSLNRKIQEAVLAILMERNFTKNKILELYLNQVYYGSGAFGVQAASRVYFGKDVGRLDLAQCAMLAGLPQKPSGYSPHEDIDAAVGRRNVVLDAMAEQGYITPEQRDEAKAEKLYVIRRTKGRNTYKAPHFIDYVTKQMRDKYGDDVLFKGGLRVYTTLNYRMQQIAEDALRNGVRKHEKLRHVSEGCFIAIEPATGYVRAMVGSVDPASQYNRCVQAKRQPGSAFKAFVYTAALAAGMKPSDRILDESVSYPNGTGGTWRPKNYDNKYHGWVTMESAVARSINIPAIKVAEKVGINNVIKYAELMGIASHLEPYLSTAIGGIGGLRPIEIASAYGTFANKGIHVDPCSIIRVTNSRGEILQDYVPEGNRVISERVNSEMDKMLRAVVTGRGGTGYAVKSIRDARGKTGTTNDDRDAWFIGYVPGKLVAACWVGNDNYAPMRHAFGGVVCAPVWKEFMSQSLPIYDKIHQDENQAPNRVKISDTAKDTPKREQTAADTHKDDTPKEEPSPDVTETDSDVVTVKICNESQMRATRYCPATHTEKMLRGTEPTSYCTIHTRDWYNEHKQQHTQRTNTSPNTQYVPATVCKETGMLATRNCPSVRKLVPIDEVPTQVCNVHSHPRE; this comes from the coding sequence ATGAAATCCGCGTCATCGCGAAGAACGGAATCAACTCGCAGTAAGCGCAGCAGACTGCGATCCATAGTTACTATTTTGCAGGTGATGATTCTGCTTGGGATCAGCGCCTCTGTGGGAATAGCGCTTGGACTGTTTATCAACCTGTCCAATGTTCTGCCGAAAGTCGGAGACTTCGAAGCGCCGGAAGCGACGATCATCTATTCCAGCGACAATGTCATCCTCGGCAGGATATACCGCGAGGACCGTACCAACGTGCCGCTCAACGATATCCCCAAAACCCTGCGCAATGCAACCGTAGCAATCGAAGACAAACGGTTTTATCACCACTCCGGGATCGACATGAAAGGTGTAGCGCGCGCCGTATGGCAGAATGTCCGAGGCCAGAGACTCGCTCAGGGCGGCAGCACCATAACCCAGCAGCTTGCCAGAAACGTCTATCTTACACAGAGAAAGTCCCTTAACAGAAAAATACAGGAAGCCGTGCTCGCTATCCTCATGGAGCGCAACTTCACTAAAAACAAAATACTTGAACTATATCTCAACCAGGTATACTACGGCAGCGGAGCGTTCGGTGTGCAGGCTGCCTCACGTGTCTATTTCGGTAAGGACGTGGGCAGGCTCGACCTCGCTCAATGCGCTATGCTGGCCGGTCTGCCTCAAAAGCCTTCCGGCTATTCACCTCATGAAGACATAGACGCAGCCGTCGGCAGGCGCAACGTCGTCCTGGATGCCATGGCCGAGCAGGGATATATCACTCCCGAGCAGAGGGACGAAGCCAAGGCCGAAAAACTGTATGTCATAAGGCGAACCAAGGGCCGCAATACATACAAAGCCCCGCATTTTATCGACTACGTAACCAAGCAGATGAGAGACAAATACGGCGATGACGTTCTGTTTAAGGGCGGCCTCAGAGTCTATACGACCCTCAACTATAGGATGCAGCAGATTGCCGAGGATGCGCTGCGCAACGGTGTGAGAAAACATGAGAAACTACGTCACGTAAGTGAGGGCTGCTTTATTGCGATTGAGCCGGCCACAGGCTATGTGAGAGCCATGGTCGGCAGTGTGGACCCGGCCAGCCAGTATAATCGATGCGTTCAGGCCAAGCGGCAGCCGGGAAGCGCCTTTAAGGCGTTTGTCTATACCGCTGCACTTGCGGCTGGAATGAAGCCCTCCGATAGAATTTTGGACGAGTCCGTCTCATATCCTAACGGCACAGGCGGCACATGGAGACCAAAAAACTACGACAACAAATATCATGGCTGGGTGACGATGGAGTCGGCTGTCGCAAGGTCGATCAACATACCGGCTATCAAGGTGGCTGAAAAAGTCGGAATCAATAACGTGATCAAATATGCCGAGTTGATGGGAATAGCCTCTCACCTGGAGCCTTATCTGTCCACTGCCATCGGCGGCATAGGCGGACTGCGACCTATAGAGATTGCTTCGGCATACGGAACATTCGCAAACAAAGGCATTCATGTCGACCCATGCTCGATAATCCGTGTGACAAACAGTCGTGGTGAAATTCTTCAGGATTACGTGCCCGAGGGCAACAGGGTTATATCCGAGCGAGTTAACTCGGAAATGGACAAGATGCTCAGGGCAGTCGTCACCGGCAGAGGCGGGACAGGCTACGCAGTCAAGAGTATTCGCGATGCCCGAGGTAAAACCGGCACAACCAACGATGACAGAGATGCATGGTTCATCGGCTATGTGCCGGGCAAACTGGTCGCGGCATGCTGGGTCGGCAACGATAACTATGCCCCTATGAGGCACGCATTCGGTGGAGTCGTATGCGCCCCCGTCTGGAAAGAGTTCATGAGCCAGTCTCTGCCCATCTATGACAAGATTCATCAGGATGAAAACCAGGCACCCAACAGAGTAAAAATTAGCGACACTGCCAAGGACACTCCAAAACGAGAGCAGACTGCCGCCGATACACATAAAGACGATACTCCAAAAGAGGAGCCATCGCCGGATGTGACTGAAACCGATTCCGATGTCGTCACTGTTAAAATCTGCAATGAGAGCCAGATGCGAGCAACCCGATATTGCCCGGCAACTCATACTGAAAAGATGCTCCGCGGCACTGAGCCGACTTCATATTGCACTATCCACACACGTGACTGGTATAACGAACATAAGCAGCAGCATACGCAGCGAACAAATACATCACCCAATACGCAATACGTCCCGGCAACTGTCTGTAAGGAAACCGGAATGCTGGCAACGAGAAACTGCCCGTCTGTGCGCAAACTGGTGCCAATTGATGAAGTGCCGACACAGGTGTGTAACGTACACAGCCACCCGAGAGAATAG
- the mrdA gene encoding penicillin-binding protein 2: MVSRSEDRKLQLARINTFAVIAVVLFLILIARLWYLQIALGNELMRASEANRIKLLRTRAPRGTVLDRKGRVLATSRPQFVVLATPDVLKKDKHAINTLCGILAITPVELEDRLQMSMRKGEARPGSPVRVEVDVPLATVARIGEMRMDLPGVSVELDNLRNYPDGEAVAHVMGYLGEISEERLAQTKKENKDYRPGDYVGKSGIEREYEDLLRGQDGGKQIEVNAMGRAVRILGEKRSTPGKTLKLTIDRDLQIAAERSLGKQTGAVVAISPKTGAVLAMVSKPSFDPNIFVKRIKRSDWDRITRERALQNRSVYNVYPPGSTFKPIMAIAGLVYHQCNKNTTVSCPGSFHFGRTFRCWKVHGRGVTFTRAIAESCDVWFYKLALRLGIDRMAKVAKQFGISQATGIDLPYESRYEDNHVGTMPSTAWKKKRFKNHPEQQKWYPGETPSCGIGQGYVETSPLQMAVAIAAVANKGKVYRPYLLDEVLDRNGKVTMRTKPYIKRRVDASDEDFELVRQAMRATITQGTGRVCNIPGITVAGKTGSAENRGPAHAWFVCFAPLEDPQIAVACIVEHGRHGASAAAPVCRAIMDVYFGKKKIGEIEEKKVSVSGD, from the coding sequence ATGGTAAGTAGATCCGAAGACCGCAAACTCCAACTCGCGAGAATAAATACATTCGCTGTAATTGCGGTTGTCCTTTTCCTAATCTTGATTGCGCGGCTGTGGTATTTGCAGATCGCACTCGGCAATGAGCTGATGAGAGCATCCGAAGCAAACCGCATCAAGCTCCTGCGCACGCGCGCCCCTAGAGGGACCGTGCTCGACCGAAAAGGCCGGGTGCTTGCCACAAGCCGTCCACAGTTTGTGGTGTTGGCGACGCCGGATGTCCTCAAAAAAGACAAGCATGCAATAAACACCCTATGCGGTATCCTTGCCATTACCCCAGTGGAGCTTGAAGACAGGCTCCAAATGAGCATGAGAAAAGGTGAAGCAAGACCCGGCTCACCCGTCAGAGTCGAGGTCGATGTCCCGCTGGCCACCGTTGCACGTATCGGTGAGATGAGGATGGATTTGCCGGGTGTGAGCGTCGAACTCGACAATCTCAGAAACTATCCCGACGGCGAGGCGGTGGCTCATGTGATGGGTTACCTCGGTGAGATAAGCGAGGAACGGCTCGCCCAGACGAAAAAAGAGAATAAAGACTATAGGCCGGGCGATTATGTAGGCAAGTCCGGCATAGAACGGGAGTATGAAGACCTGCTCCGAGGCCAAGACGGCGGTAAACAAATCGAAGTCAATGCCATGGGTCGGGCAGTCAGAATATTAGGTGAGAAACGCTCGACACCTGGAAAGACTCTCAAACTTACAATCGACAGAGACCTTCAAATCGCCGCTGAACGATCACTCGGCAAACAGACCGGCGCAGTCGTGGCTATCAGTCCTAAAACAGGTGCCGTGCTGGCTATGGTCAGCAAACCTTCGTTTGACCCCAATATCTTCGTCAAAAGAATAAAACGCAGCGATTGGGACAGAATAACCCGTGAGCGAGCACTACAGAACAGAAGTGTATATAATGTCTATCCGCCAGGCTCCACATTCAAACCGATTATGGCGATTGCCGGGCTGGTATATCATCAGTGCAACAAAAACACCACGGTCAGCTGCCCAGGATCTTTTCACTTCGGGCGTACATTCCGCTGCTGGAAAGTCCACGGCCGGGGTGTGACGTTCACCAGGGCTATTGCTGAGTCGTGTGATGTCTGGTTCTACAAACTGGCTCTGCGACTTGGCATCGACCGAATGGCAAAAGTTGCCAAACAGTTCGGTATCAGCCAGGCAACCGGCATCGATCTGCCGTATGAAAGCCGTTACGAAGACAATCACGTGGGCACAATGCCTTCCACCGCCTGGAAGAAAAAACGTTTTAAGAACCATCCGGAACAGCAGAAATGGTATCCCGGCGAAACTCCGAGCTGCGGAATAGGCCAGGGATATGTCGAGACCAGCCCACTTCAGATGGCTGTGGCAATTGCGGCAGTTGCAAACAAAGGCAAGGTCTACAGGCCTTATCTGCTGGATGAAGTATTGGACCGCAACGGCAAAGTGACAATGCGCACAAAACCGTATATTAAACGCCGTGTCGATGCTTCTGATGAGGATTTTGAACTGGTCCGGCAGGCAATGCGCGCTACGATTACCCAGGGAACAGGTCGTGTGTGCAATATCCCCGGCATCACTGTCGCCGGTAAGACCGGGTCGGCTGAAAACAGAGGACCCGCCCACGCATGGTTCGTCTGCTTCGCACCGCTGGAAGACCCTCAGATTGCAGTCGCATGCATAGTCGAACATGGCCGCCATGGAGCCAGCGCCGCAGCGCCCGTCTGCCGCGCCATCATGGACGTATATTTCGGTAAAAAGAAGATTGGCGAAATTGAAGAGAAGAAAGTCTCAGTCAGCGGAGACTGA